A genomic segment from Polyangium mundeleinium encodes:
- a CDS encoding DUF3540 domain-containing protein, which yields MHNAARKLAAKTVWQEFGEVVSAGPEGYFVRTALAEVNAKRATSCLVAPAPGDRVLVATEEEGDSFVLAVLERKESQKTTIAVEGDLELRTPSGKVEIAAQEGVDVVAAAPVNVTGSEVTVKALRAHLSAEWIDVVGAAVKAEFGKVKMLASTFDAALDRFSQRVKRSYRTVEEIDQVRAQHIDWAAQGNAHLRGENTLVTATDLVKVNADQVHLG from the coding sequence ATGCATAACGCGGCGCGGAAGCTCGCGGCGAAGACCGTGTGGCAAGAGTTCGGCGAGGTCGTTTCGGCGGGTCCGGAGGGGTATTTCGTGCGCACGGCGCTCGCCGAGGTGAACGCGAAGCGCGCCACGAGTTGCCTGGTCGCGCCGGCCCCTGGGGACCGCGTCCTCGTGGCGACCGAGGAGGAGGGCGATTCGTTCGTGCTGGCGGTGCTGGAGCGGAAAGAATCGCAGAAGACGACGATCGCCGTGGAGGGGGACCTCGAGCTGCGTACGCCGAGCGGGAAGGTTGAAATCGCGGCGCAGGAGGGCGTGGACGTGGTGGCCGCGGCGCCCGTGAACGTGACGGGCTCCGAGGTGACCGTAAAGGCGCTGCGGGCGCATTTGTCGGCGGAATGGATCGACGTGGTAGGCGCCGCGGTGAAGGCGGAGTTCGGCAAGGTGAAGATGCTGGCGTCGACGTTCGACGCGGCGCTCGACCGATTCAGCCAGCGGGTGAAGCGCTCGTATCGGACGGTCGAGGAAATCGATCAAGTGCGCGCGCAGCACATCGACTGGGCAGCGCAGGGCAATGCGCATCTCCGGGGCGAAAACACGCTCGTGACGGCGACGGACCTCGTGAAGGTGAACGCCGATCAGGTGCACCTCGGCTGA
- a CDS encoding zinc-binding dehydrogenase, whose amino-acid sequence MRAVVLHETGGPDKLVPSPNTPDPVPAADEVLVRVRAAAVCGRDLIDRRGGFPLMKLPTILGHEFAGEIEAVGEEAARAGFAPGDRVANLHRPACGECPRCVGGEELLCERAHQSFGHTVDGAYAELVAAHHRALVKIPASVPFEDASTLMCTAGVAYQALASRARLVAGETVVITGASGGVGTAAIQVARHLGARVVAVTGSPAKAAALAELGAHEVLVSPDGRFEDDVKTRLGGPVDVALELTGSATFGSALKSLRRGGRLVVVGNIDQAKVSLKLGALILWSHTIAGSASCTRQDLERVLDLAASCALRAVIDRKLPLRYAAEAHSLLEARAVFGRVVLIP is encoded by the coding sequence ATGCGCGCCGTCGTCCTTCACGAGACCGGCGGACCGGACAAACTCGTCCCGTCCCCGAACACCCCGGACCCCGTCCCCGCGGCCGACGAGGTCCTCGTACGTGTCCGCGCTGCGGCTGTGTGCGGCCGTGATCTCATCGATCGTCGCGGCGGCTTCCCGCTCATGAAGCTGCCGACCATCCTCGGCCACGAGTTCGCCGGTGAGATCGAAGCCGTGGGCGAGGAAGCGGCGCGCGCCGGGTTTGCCCCGGGAGATCGCGTGGCGAACCTGCACCGGCCCGCCTGCGGCGAATGCCCGCGTTGCGTGGGCGGCGAGGAGCTGCTCTGCGAGCGTGCCCATCAGAGCTTCGGCCACACCGTCGACGGCGCGTATGCCGAGCTCGTCGCCGCGCACCACCGCGCCCTCGTGAAAATCCCCGCGTCCGTGCCGTTCGAGGACGCCTCGACCCTCATGTGCACCGCGGGCGTCGCCTACCAGGCTCTCGCTTCCCGCGCGCGCCTCGTCGCGGGTGAGACCGTCGTCATCACGGGCGCGAGCGGCGGCGTTGGCACCGCGGCGATCCAGGTCGCGCGCCACCTCGGCGCCCGCGTCGTCGCCGTGACCGGCAGCCCCGCCAAGGCCGCCGCCCTGGCCGAGCTCGGCGCGCACGAGGTCCTCGTGAGCCCCGACGGCAGGTTCGAGGACGACGTCAAAACGCGCCTCGGCGGTCCCGTCGACGTCGCGCTCGAACTGACCGGCAGCGCCACGTTCGGTTCCGCTTTGAAGTCGCTCCGCCGTGGCGGCCGTTTGGTCGTCGTCGGCAACATCGACCAAGCCAAGGTCTCGCTCAAGCTCGGCGCCTTGATCCTTTGGAGTCATACGATCGCCGGATCGGCCTCCTGCACGCGGCAGGACCTCGAACGCGTGCTCGACCTCGCGGCCTCGTGCGCGCTCCGCGCCGTGATCGATCGAAAGCTCCCGCTCCGGTACGCCGCCGAGGCGCACTCCCTGCTCGAAGCACGCGCCGTCTTCGGCCGCGTCGTGCTGATCCCCTAG
- a CDS encoding D-alanine--D-alanine ligase family protein, with the protein MSAPRKLRVAVLFGGRSAEHEISLLSARNVVEALDRDRFEPVLIGIDKTGRWLLQEEALLLGASRDPRLARLNQSAPDVALLAHPSPTGDAALTVGGASQAIDVVFPVLHGPMGEDGSVQGLLELAGVPYVGSGVLGSAVGMDKDVMKRLLAQDELPLVPYETVRRLAWERDPSEVLARCERLALPLFVKPANLGSSVGVTKVKTYEALADAISLAFEYDTKIVVEQGVEGAREIECAVLGDEEPIVSIPGEIVVDHPDGFYSYAAKYIDERGVTTRVPADLTDAETRAVQLLALRTFRVLEASGLARIDLFMSKSGEVYVNEINTLPGFTSISMYPKLWEASGVPPRELVARLIDLALARAERRRKLKTST; encoded by the coding sequence ATGAGCGCCCCGCGCAAGCTCCGTGTCGCCGTGCTCTTCGGCGGTCGCTCTGCCGAGCACGAGATCTCCCTCCTTTCGGCCCGCAATGTCGTCGAGGCTCTCGACCGGGATCGCTTCGAGCCCGTCCTCATCGGCATCGACAAGACGGGCCGGTGGCTCTTGCAGGAAGAAGCGCTCCTCCTCGGCGCCTCGCGCGATCCGCGCCTCGCGCGCCTCAATCAGTCGGCGCCGGATGTCGCGCTCCTCGCGCACCCGAGCCCGACCGGCGACGCCGCGCTCACCGTCGGCGGCGCGTCGCAGGCGATCGACGTGGTCTTCCCCGTGCTGCACGGGCCCATGGGCGAGGACGGCTCCGTGCAGGGGCTGCTCGAGCTCGCGGGCGTGCCGTACGTCGGCTCCGGCGTGCTCGGCTCGGCCGTGGGCATGGACAAGGACGTGATGAAGCGCCTGCTCGCGCAGGACGAGCTGCCCCTCGTCCCCTACGAGACCGTGCGTCGCCTCGCGTGGGAGCGTGATCCGAGCGAGGTCCTCGCGCGATGCGAGAGGCTCGCGCTCCCGCTCTTCGTCAAACCCGCGAACCTCGGCTCGTCGGTCGGCGTGACGAAGGTGAAGACGTATGAAGCGCTCGCCGACGCGATCAGCCTCGCGTTCGAGTACGACACCAAGATCGTCGTGGAGCAGGGCGTCGAAGGCGCGCGCGAGATCGAGTGCGCGGTCCTCGGCGACGAGGAGCCCATCGTGAGCATCCCGGGCGAGATCGTGGTCGATCACCCGGACGGGTTTTACTCGTACGCCGCCAAGTACATCGACGAGCGCGGCGTCACCACGCGCGTCCCGGCCGACCTCACCGACGCCGAGACGCGCGCCGTGCAGCTCCTCGCGCTGCGCACCTTCCGTGTCCTCGAAGCCTCCGGGCTTGCGCGGATTGACCTCTTCATGTCGAAGAGCGGCGAGGTCTACGTGAACGAGATCAACACGCTGCCTGGCTTCACCTCGATCTCGATGTACCCGAAGCTGTGGGAGGCGAGCGGCGTCCCGCCGCGCGAGCTCGTCGCGCGCCTCATCGACCTCGCGCTCGCGCGGGCGGAGCGGCGTCGCAAGCTGAAGACGTCGACCTGA
- a CDS encoding DUF4150 domain-containing protein, with the protein MFVNTQMMGMNMGFPDVCLTPVPPAPAPVPIPYPNMGFGPMACPPVWNVLTMCTPTHNMATPITMSVGDNPGIATGVASGMVMGPVRHVTGSFTVLVGGMPVTKMTSMSIQNSTNCPGMRIVPSQPTVLSLGP; encoded by the coding sequence ATGTTCGTCAATACGCAGATGATGGGCATGAACATGGGCTTCCCGGACGTGTGCCTCACGCCCGTTCCGCCCGCGCCGGCCCCGGTGCCGATTCCCTATCCGAACATGGGATTCGGGCCGATGGCCTGTCCGCCAGTGTGGAACGTGCTCACGATGTGCACACCGACGCACAACATGGCGACGCCGATCACGATGAGCGTGGGCGATAACCCCGGTATCGCGACGGGCGTGGCGTCAGGAATGGTGATGGGGCCGGTGCGTCACGTGACCGGGTCGTTCACCGTGCTCGTCGGCGGAATGCCCGTCACGAAGATGACCAGCATGTCGATTCAAAACAGCACGAATTGCCCCGGCATGCGGATCGTGCCGAGCCAGCCGACGGTGCTGAGCCTCGGACCCTGA
- a CDS encoding GHMP family kinase ATP-binding protein → MRVSFAGGGSDLPPFVEGLPGRVVGSAIGLRVRALVEPFDRGWVRLEVPVAAETTTRRSHEQPSSELAFRLLEAALARTGVTDGVKLRIDTDVAPGAGLGGSASTAVAALSALRWSVGEVTAEEELAREATTMEREGLSIVCGAQDATFAACGGMLDLAFGEAGCTRIERVTPEKALAAELEAGLLLVDTHVRRVSGEVLEQVDAAAALANVADLVESATVVAAALREGSLGRALAGMRRSAMAKVRRAPSASALATELGHRLEGLGVEVIRACGAGGGGHVLVWAPEARHGEILRALGPATVRRPALSAPGVRIETA, encoded by the coding sequence ATGCGTGTTTCGTTCGCCGGAGGCGGCAGCGACCTGCCGCCCTTCGTGGAGGGCCTGCCGGGGCGCGTCGTGGGCAGCGCGATCGGCCTGCGGGTGCGCGCGCTCGTGGAGCCCTTCGACCGAGGTTGGGTGCGGCTCGAAGTGCCCGTGGCGGCTGAGACGACCACGCGGCGCAGCCACGAGCAGCCATCGAGCGAGCTCGCCTTTCGCCTGCTCGAAGCGGCGCTCGCGCGGACGGGCGTGACGGACGGCGTGAAGCTCCGGATCGACACCGACGTCGCGCCGGGCGCAGGGCTCGGCGGGAGCGCGTCGACCGCAGTGGCCGCGCTGTCGGCGTTGCGGTGGAGCGTGGGTGAGGTGACGGCCGAGGAAGAGCTCGCGCGCGAGGCGACGACGATGGAGCGCGAAGGGCTCTCGATCGTGTGCGGCGCGCAGGACGCGACGTTCGCGGCGTGCGGAGGGATGCTCGACCTCGCGTTCGGCGAGGCGGGGTGCACGCGGATCGAGCGGGTCACGCCGGAGAAGGCGCTCGCGGCGGAGCTCGAAGCAGGGCTCTTGCTCGTCGACACGCACGTGCGTCGTGTCTCGGGCGAGGTGCTGGAGCAGGTGGACGCGGCGGCGGCGCTCGCGAACGTGGCGGATCTCGTGGAATCCGCGACGGTGGTGGCCGCGGCGCTACGCGAGGGATCTCTCGGACGAGCGCTGGCGGGGATGCGCCGGAGCGCGATGGCGAAGGTGCGGCGCGCGCCCTCGGCGAGCGCGCTAGCGACGGAGCTCGGCCATCGGCTCGAGGGGCTCGGCGTGGAGGTGATCCGCGCGTGCGGCGCGGGCGGAGGCGGGCACGTGCTCGTGTGGGCGCCCGAGGCGCGTCACGGGGAAATTTTACGCGCGCTGGGCCCTGCGACCGTGCGAAGGCCCGCGCTCTCGGCGCCCGGCGTGCGGATCGAGACGGCCTAG
- a CDS encoding pentapeptide repeat-containing protein: protein MDKATLENLVRSGELFDSTDLGGKDLAGADLRGAVFANTSFRGANLAGANLREATFTQCDFANAVLEGTTWRHTTVMNTRFVMAKLGGAELVNVTANGCDFMAAELASASLLLANFSKSCFDEASLAGANLERASLLESSFKGANLAGANLKRTALFRADLVGVKLDGARLEMTVLTEAKLAGHSFAGVDLHLTQLNDANLEGCNFAKAKITQVNFKGANLKGAKLTRADAKNAIFFEARLEGVDARGANLKEALFPKVIAPAVPFDDAILEMSIWHEAKAPGASFKNCDLTYADFSHASIEGADFSGAKMYRTRLHRVKDGGARYPLGRAGALGNDADLAEAEDWRDKHQRIWKGDGDA, encoded by the coding sequence ATGGACAAGGCAACGCTTGAGAACCTCGTCCGCAGCGGCGAGCTCTTCGACAGCACGGACCTCGGCGGCAAGGACCTCGCGGGCGCGGATCTGCGCGGCGCGGTCTTCGCGAATACGTCGTTCCGCGGCGCGAACCTCGCGGGCGCGAACCTGCGCGAGGCAACGTTCACGCAGTGCGATTTCGCGAACGCGGTGCTCGAAGGGACGACGTGGAGGCACACGACCGTGATGAACACGCGGTTCGTCATGGCAAAACTCGGCGGGGCCGAGCTTGTGAATGTGACGGCGAATGGGTGCGATTTCATGGCGGCCGAGCTCGCGTCGGCGTCGCTCTTGCTCGCGAATTTCTCGAAGAGCTGCTTCGACGAGGCGTCGCTCGCGGGGGCGAACTTGGAACGCGCGTCGCTGCTCGAATCGAGCTTCAAGGGCGCGAACCTCGCGGGGGCGAACCTCAAGCGCACAGCACTCTTCCGCGCGGACCTCGTGGGCGTGAAGCTCGACGGCGCGAGGCTCGAAATGACGGTGCTGACCGAGGCGAAGCTCGCCGGGCACTCGTTCGCAGGCGTGGATCTGCACCTGACGCAGCTCAACGACGCGAACCTCGAGGGGTGCAATTTCGCGAAGGCGAAGATCACCCAGGTCAATTTCAAGGGCGCGAACCTGAAGGGCGCGAAGCTCACGCGGGCGGATGCGAAGAATGCGATCTTTTTCGAGGCGCGGCTCGAAGGGGTCGATGCGCGTGGGGCGAATTTGAAAGAGGCGCTCTTTCCGAAGGTGATCGCGCCGGCCGTGCCTTTCGACGACGCGATCCTGGAGATGTCGATCTGGCACGAGGCGAAGGCCCCAGGCGCGAGCTTCAAGAACTGCGATCTTACGTATGCGGATTTCTCGCACGCGTCGATCGAGGGGGCGGATTTCTCGGGCGCAAAGATGTACAGGACGAGGCTCCACCGGGTGAAGGACGGGGGCGCGCGGTATCCGCTGGGACGGGCGGGCGCGCTCGGCAATGATGCGGACCTGGCGGAAGCAGAAGATTGGCGCGACAAGCACCAGCGGATCTGGAAAGGAGACGGCGATGCATAA
- a CDS encoding SulP family inorganic anion transporter codes for MANANTSGAGVTRPNLSPLANFKYDLPAGLVVFLVALPLCLGVALASNAPLFAGLTAGVIGGLLIPLMSRSPLSVCGPAAGLTAIVLAGIDKLGSFENFLVAVVLGGVLQIILGVARLGTAVYLIPSSVIKGMLAAIGLILILKQFPHAVGYDLDQEGSEQFVVSAEENTFTMILHAFGRLERGALVISAVSMGILVLWEKTERLRKLSWLPGALVVVLVGTGLNILFRKTGLPIALEQTHLVTLPAYDGVSGALGQLRTPTFAALTNPQVYVVALTIGIVASLETLLSIEAVDKLDPWKRNTPLDRELVAQGIGNAASGLLGGLPVTSVIVRSSANINAGGRTRAATAFHGLFLLLAVLFIGRFLNMIPLACLASILLMTGYKLAKPELFKKMYKLGWDQLIPFVFTITAILLTDLLRGILAGIVVGVGFVLRSHMRAAFTVAKEGKKRVITFKKDVSFLNKATFIGVLKRIPDGSSVIIDGTRAEFIDQDIIEVIEDFQLSAALRGIHVEVRDVRTKENARRATMASVSEPSQAHAEART; via the coding sequence ATGGCCAACGCGAACACGAGCGGCGCCGGGGTGACCCGGCCAAACTTGAGCCCGCTCGCGAACTTCAAATACGACTTGCCGGCGGGCCTCGTCGTGTTCCTCGTGGCGCTGCCGCTGTGCCTCGGCGTCGCGCTCGCCTCGAACGCCCCGCTCTTCGCGGGCCTCACGGCGGGCGTGATCGGTGGGCTCTTGATCCCGCTCATGAGCCGCTCGCCGCTCAGCGTGTGCGGGCCGGCCGCGGGCCTCACGGCGATCGTCCTCGCGGGCATCGACAAGCTCGGCAGCTTCGAGAACTTCCTCGTCGCCGTGGTCCTCGGCGGGGTCTTGCAGATCATTCTCGGCGTCGCTCGCCTCGGCACGGCCGTCTACCTCATCCCTTCGTCCGTCATCAAAGGGATGCTCGCTGCGATCGGCTTGATCCTGATCCTCAAGCAGTTCCCGCATGCCGTCGGGTACGACCTCGATCAGGAGGGCTCCGAGCAGTTCGTGGTCTCCGCGGAGGAGAACACGTTCACGATGATCCTCCACGCTTTCGGCCGTCTCGAGCGTGGCGCGCTCGTGATCAGCGCGGTCTCGATGGGCATCCTCGTCCTGTGGGAAAAGACCGAGCGGCTGCGCAAGCTCTCGTGGCTCCCGGGCGCGCTCGTCGTCGTCCTCGTCGGCACCGGCCTCAACATCCTGTTCCGCAAGACCGGCTTGCCCATCGCGCTCGAGCAGACGCACCTCGTCACGTTGCCCGCCTATGACGGCGTGAGCGGCGCGCTCGGCCAGCTCCGCACGCCCACTTTCGCCGCGCTCACGAACCCGCAGGTCTACGTCGTCGCGTTGACGATCGGCATCGTCGCGAGCCTCGAAACGCTGCTCAGCATCGAGGCCGTGGACAAGCTCGATCCCTGGAAGCGCAACACGCCGCTCGACCGTGAGCTCGTCGCGCAGGGCATCGGCAACGCGGCGAGCGGCCTGCTCGGTGGTTTGCCCGTCACGAGCGTGATCGTCCGCTCCAGCGCCAACATCAACGCCGGCGGACGGACGCGGGCGGCGACGGCCTTCCATGGGCTCTTCCTGCTGCTCGCCGTCCTCTTCATTGGCCGGTTCCTCAACATGATCCCGCTCGCGTGCCTCGCGTCGATCCTGCTCATGACCGGCTACAAGCTGGCGAAGCCCGAGCTCTTCAAGAAGATGTACAAGCTCGGCTGGGATCAGTTGATCCCGTTCGTCTTCACCATCACCGCCATCCTCCTCACGGACCTTCTGCGCGGCATCCTCGCGGGCATCGTCGTCGGCGTCGGCTTCGTGCTGCGCAGCCACATGCGCGCGGCCTTCACCGTCGCGAAGGAGGGCAAGAAGCGCGTGATCACGTTCAAGAAGGACGTCTCCTTCCTTAACAAGGCGACGTTCATCGGCGTGCTCAAGCGCATCCCCGACGGCTCGTCCGTCATCATCGACGGCACCCGCGCCGAGTTCATCGATCAGGACATCATCGAGGTGATCGAGGACTTCCAGCTCTCCGCGGCGCTTCGCGGCATCCACGTCGAGGTGCGCGACGTCCGCACGAAAGAGAACGCGCGGCGGGCCACGATGGCCTCGGTCTCCGAGCCGAGCCAAGCGCACGCCGAAGCGCGCACCTGA
- a CDS encoding S66 peptidase family protein: MLKRNATVAVVAPAGIPQLAGVAAGVKLVKSWGYEVILAPNVEKQHHFTAGTAEERTQDLLWALTAEGIDAVWLARGGYGCMHCLPSLPREGLDRRPVIGCSDATALFAALVTSRGGHLVHGPMLETIATKVDDATRERIRAMLAGDAVAPIAAQHFAGPKEEVRGRVVGGNLCVLASLAGTPWALDARGAIVVLEEVTEVPYRVDRLIMQLRLSGALDGAVGIALGDFVKCEPPEGARYELTDVLREALEPLGLPVWSRLTLGHDKRNLAFCVGEEGTLGPGGLSQARSA, encoded by the coding sequence GTGCTGAAACGAAACGCGACCGTCGCCGTCGTCGCCCCCGCAGGCATCCCGCAGCTCGCCGGCGTCGCAGCCGGCGTGAAGCTCGTGAAGAGCTGGGGCTACGAGGTCATTCTCGCCCCGAACGTGGAAAAGCAACACCATTTCACCGCGGGCACGGCCGAGGAGCGGACGCAGGATCTCCTGTGGGCGCTGACGGCCGAGGGGATCGACGCGGTGTGGCTCGCGCGAGGCGGCTACGGGTGCATGCATTGCCTGCCGAGCCTGCCGCGCGAGGGGCTCGACAGGAGGCCGGTGATCGGCTGCTCGGACGCGACCGCGCTCTTCGCGGCGCTCGTGACGTCACGCGGGGGCCACCTCGTGCACGGGCCGATGCTGGAGACGATCGCGACGAAGGTGGACGACGCGACACGGGAGCGAATTCGGGCAATGCTGGCAGGCGATGCGGTCGCGCCCATTGCGGCGCAGCATTTCGCGGGTCCGAAGGAAGAGGTGCGCGGGCGGGTCGTCGGGGGAAATCTGTGCGTGCTCGCGAGCCTGGCAGGGACGCCGTGGGCGCTCGACGCGCGGGGGGCAATCGTGGTGCTGGAAGAGGTGACCGAGGTGCCCTACCGGGTCGATCGGCTGATCATGCAGCTCCGCCTGAGCGGTGCGCTCGATGGGGCGGTGGGGATCGCGCTCGGCGATTTCGTGAAATGCGAGCCGCCGGAGGGCGCGCGCTACGAGCTCACGGACGTGCTGCGCGAGGCACTCGAGCCGCTAGGGCTGCCCGTATGGTCTCGGCTGACGCTCGGCCACGACAAACGCAATCTGGCGTTTTGCGTGGGCGAGGAAGGGACGCTCGGGCCGGGCGGGCTGTCGCAAGCGCGATCGGCCTGA
- a CDS encoding ATP-binding domain-containing protein → MTAKQTTAQPLRPEPSSGNSHSSPQPNGDADELAIVREEQALLDRVRDHLATVKPSRPPPTEDYEAQMISLRDQIAASRLEDVPALVQQMERIAGVAARRAEVVTEPVDPRSPYFGHLRLRERGKQDRDVLIGRTTHVDAKAGVRIVDWRHAPVSQLYYRYEEGAEYEETFGDREVEGKVLARRTVTIEDGELYRIAAPQGVFVRVEGGYRRLDSRAVVLAGGQGKAVRPEDMRGALGTGASFAAKEDRHLPEIAALLDPRQFELISRPDAGIVVIQGGAGSGKTTIGVHRMAFLAFNNRSRFSADKMLVIVGSPALRAYISEVLPALGIGEVQVETFAEWARAARTRAFPWLEAPVEENTPSAVTRYKTHPALLRLLEERAAAYAQDLTTRKDSRGILWFWADLLTDKDSIEKAFVAANDPEFGLDKVRQAWRWCAERCPAVLDRDPGDRAERKAALADEPVDEDPVEERLGADDRPVEEDERALLDPEDDALLLRAYQVIKGDLKKGKQPYVFEHLFVDEAQDLAPLDLAVLLGVVSKQKSVTLAGDTAQRLFMDSGFRDWSRVLEDLGLDSVNIEPLRIAYRSTREVLAVARDILGPLADPTPPLAPRTGAPVEHHHFPSQGAAVAFLADSIRPLFTREPRATLAILARHPEQADAYYEALKMAEIPSLRRVRAFDFLFRPGVDVTEIRQVKGLEYDYVVLVDVNHSTYPLDDESRHLLHIGATRAAHQLWVVSTAKPSPLVPAWLLNA, encoded by the coding sequence GTGACCGCCAAGCAGACGACCGCGCAGCCGCTTCGTCCCGAGCCGAGCTCGGGCAACTCCCACAGCAGCCCGCAGCCGAACGGCGACGCGGACGAGCTTGCGATCGTTCGCGAAGAGCAAGCGCTCCTCGATCGCGTGCGCGACCACCTCGCGACGGTGAAGCCCTCGCGCCCGCCGCCCACGGAGGACTACGAGGCGCAGATGATCTCGCTGCGTGATCAGATCGCGGCGAGCCGCCTCGAAGACGTCCCTGCGCTCGTGCAGCAGATGGAGCGTATCGCAGGCGTCGCCGCGCGCCGCGCCGAGGTCGTCACCGAGCCCGTCGACCCGCGATCGCCCTACTTCGGCCACCTTCGCCTCCGCGAGCGCGGCAAGCAGGACCGCGATGTCCTCATCGGCCGCACCACGCACGTCGACGCCAAGGCCGGCGTGCGGATCGTCGATTGGCGCCACGCGCCCGTGAGCCAGCTGTATTACCGCTACGAGGAAGGCGCGGAGTACGAAGAGACCTTCGGCGACCGCGAGGTCGAGGGCAAGGTCCTCGCCCGGCGCACCGTCACCATCGAGGACGGCGAGCTCTACCGCATCGCCGCGCCGCAAGGCGTCTTCGTGCGGGTCGAGGGTGGGTATCGCCGGCTCGACAGCCGCGCTGTCGTGCTCGCGGGTGGCCAGGGCAAGGCCGTCCGCCCCGAGGACATGCGCGGCGCGCTCGGCACGGGCGCGAGCTTCGCGGCGAAGGAGGATCGGCACCTGCCCGAGATCGCCGCGCTCCTCGACCCGCGCCAGTTCGAACTCATCTCGCGGCCCGACGCGGGCATCGTGGTCATCCAGGGCGGCGCGGGCAGCGGTAAGACGACCATCGGCGTCCACCGCATGGCGTTCCTCGCCTTCAACAACCGCTCCCGCTTCTCCGCCGACAAGATGCTCGTCATCGTCGGCAGCCCCGCGCTCCGTGCGTACATCAGCGAGGTCTTGCCTGCGCTCGGCATTGGCGAGGTCCAGGTCGAGACGTTCGCCGAGTGGGCGCGCGCCGCGCGCACGCGCGCCTTCCCGTGGCTCGAAGCGCCGGTCGAGGAGAACACGCCGAGCGCGGTCACGCGGTACAAGACGCACCCGGCGCTCCTGCGCCTGCTCGAAGAGCGCGCCGCCGCGTATGCGCAGGACCTCACGACCCGCAAGGACTCGCGCGGCATCCTCTGGTTCTGGGCCGATCTGCTCACCGACAAGGACAGCATCGAGAAGGCGTTCGTCGCGGCGAACGATCCCGAGTTCGGCCTCGATAAGGTCCGCCAGGCGTGGCGCTGGTGCGCCGAGCGTTGCCCCGCAGTCCTCGATCGCGACCCCGGCGATCGTGCCGAGCGCAAAGCCGCGCTCGCCGACGAGCCCGTGGACGAAGATCCCGTGGAGGAGCGCCTTGGCGCCGACGACAGGCCCGTCGAAGAGGACGAGCGCGCGTTGCTCGATCCCGAGGACGACGCGCTCCTGCTGCGCGCCTACCAGGTCATCAAGGGCGACCTCAAGAAGGGCAAACAGCCCTACGTCTTCGAGCACCTCTTCGTCGACGAGGCGCAGGACCTCGCGCCCTTGGATCTCGCGGTCCTGCTCGGCGTCGTCTCCAAGCAGAAGTCGGTGACGCTCGCGGGTGATACCGCGCAGCGCCTCTTCATGGACTCGGGCTTCCGCGACTGGAGCCGCGTGCTCGAAGATCTCGGCCTCGACTCGGTCAACATCGAGCCTCTGCGCATCGCCTATCGCTCGACGCGTGAGGTCCTCGCGGTCGCGCGTGACATCCTCGGCCCGCTCGCCGATCCCACGCCGCCCCTCGCGCCGCGCACGGGCGCGCCTGTCGAGCACCACCATTTCCCGAGCCAGGGCGCGGCCGTCGCGTTCCTCGCGGACTCGATCCGCCCGCTCTTCACGCGCGAGCCGCGCGCCACGCTGGCGATCCTCGCGCGCCACCCCGAGCAGGCGGACGCGTACTACGAGGCGCTCAAGATGGCCGAGATTCCGAGCCTTCGCCGCGTGCGTGCGTTCGACTTCCTCTTCCGTCCGGGTGTGGACGTCACCGAGATCCGGCAGGTGAAGGGCCTCGAGTACGACTATGTCGTGCTCGTCGACGTGAACCACTCGACGTACCCGTTGGATGACGAGTCGCGACACCTCCTGCACATCGGGGCGACACGCGCGGCGCATCAGCTATGGGTGGTCTCGACGGCCAAGCCGAGCCCGCTCGTGCCGGCGTGGCTCCTCAATGCCTGA